GGATCCTGCAACTGATCGTCCGGGATGTTCTCCACCTCGGCGAGGCCGAGTTCTTCGCCCTGATAGATGTAGACACCACCGGGGAGCGCAAGCATCAGCATCGCCGCCGCACGTGCGCGGCGCTCGCCGAGTTCGAAGTCGCCGGGGATGTCGCGGATCTGGCTCAGGAACCATGTACGCGAATCTGTCTGCGGCCTGGCATATTTCGACAGATGGCGAACGCCATCGTGGTTGGACAACACCCAGGTGGGAGATGCATTCACCGCGGCATGCGACGTGATCGTCGTGTCGATGACGCTGCGCAGAGTCGATCCGTTCCACGGTGCGAGCAGGAAGTTGAAGTTGAACGCACTGTGGAGTTCGTCCGGGCGCAGGTAACGAGTGAGGCGGGCGGGGTTGCCCACCCAGGCTTCGGCGACAAAAACACGCGGCGGGTCGTAACTGTCGGCCACCGCACGCCACGAACGGTAGATGTCATGCACCTCGTCGCGGTCGAAGTGCGGATGCTCTACCGGTTCGGAACCGTCGGCGGGGATCGGCGTGGGATATGTCAGCCCGTTCAGGTCGGGCAGATCTGCGTCCTTGCACAGTGACTGAGCAACGTCGATGCGGAATCCGTCGACACCACGGTCGAACCAGAACCGCAACGTGGTCTCGAAGTCGCCGCGGATATCGTCGTTGCGCCAGTTAATATCCGGCTGCCCCGGTGTGAACAGGTGCAGGTACCACTCACCTGGATTGCCGTCCGAATCCTTGATCCGTGTCCATGCGGGACCGCCGAAGGAACTGACCCAGTCGTTCGGGGCTTCGTCGCCGGCCGCGCCTTTGCCGGGGCGGAAGTGGAACCGGTCGCGCTCAGGCGATCCGGGCTGCGCGAGCAAGGCTTCCCGGAACCACGGATGGGCCTCGGAGACGTGATTGGGCACCAGGTCGAGGATGACGCGCATACCGAGATCATGAGCTTCGGTGATCATGGCCTCGGCCTGCTCAATCGTTCCGAAAGACGGTTCGATGCTGCGGTAATCGGAGATGTCGTAGCCGGCGTCCTCCATCGGCGACGGGTACCACGGATTGACCCAGATCGCGTCGACACCTAGCTTTGCCAGATAGCTCAAGCGATTTCGGATTCCGGCGATGTCGCCGACGCCGTCACCATTTCCGTCGGCGAAGCTGCGGATGTAGACCTGGTAGATCGCGGCGCTGCGCCACCAGTCGTTATCGCGGAAAATATTGTCAGGCAAGGTGTTTCTCTTCTCGGTAGGGGTGTTACGGCTCAGTAGGCTCTTACAGAACGAGTAGCGGTCGCAGAGTGGTCTCGGCGATCTTCAATCCCGTTTTGATGCGCTCTTCTCCGCCGCGCCAGACGGGGTCCTCATGTTCCACGGACAGCGTTCCGGTGAAGCCGTGCTCGTACAAAGCGTCGACGATGGGGCTCCACTCGATTTGCCCCCGTCCGGGGACTCGATATCGCCACCAGCCGGCATCCCAGGGGTTCTCGCGAGCAGCTTTGCCGAAGATCCCGTACCGGTTGAGTCGGTCTTGCCGGATCTCGACGTCCTTGGCCTGCGCGTGCACGATCCGGTGTGCATACGGCGCGATAGTCGTCAGAGGATCGATGCCCTGCCACACCAAATGCGAAGGGTCCCAGTTCAGATAGAGACCCAAATCGAACATCCACTCCCAGAGTTCGGGGGAGTAGGCGAGGTTGGCCGGGTAGCCGTCGGGATGCCACCCTTCCATCGGGCAGTTCTCGATGGTGATCTGCACGTCGCGTTCGCCGGCGTAGTCGACGATATCGCGGAAGGCTGGTTCGGCGTCGGCCATGTTCTGGGCGACTGTCCGTGTCCAGTCGCGGCCGATGAACGTTCCCACGTACGGCACACCGAGCGTCGACGCCGTGTCGATCACACACTTCAGGTGGGTTCTGATTACCTCGCGGCGAACCGGGTCGGGGTGAAGGTTGTTCTCGTAGTACGCGAGGGCGGAAATCGAGAGATCATGCCGTGCCAGGAGGTCCCAGGTCTTGTCCGCCTCACGGGACCCGAAAGTCTCGACAGGCAGATGAGCAGCTTCGTAGAACTGTCGCCCGACGCTCGGCCAGGTGGCGACTTCCAACGCGTCGTAACCGGTTTTCCCCGCCCACGTGGCAATTTCCTCGAGGCTGAGCATCGGTAGGGCCGCGGTCAACATACCTAGCTTCACTCAACTGTTCTAACAGGTTGAGTGCGTTCGAATTTCGGAAGTCTTGGTGAGTGAGAAAGACGGAGACTCGAGTCGAAACGTCCCCGCGGGGACGTTTTCGGCAAACCTGTCGGTACCGGCGGCTAAGGTCGACGCACATTCGCAGGGTGGGGGAACATCATGACGGAAACAGACAGGGAAACGGTCGATCGGCTCGGTACCGAAATCTGCGCACTTGCCGGGCATATTGCTGCGGCAACGGCCCGATTCCTTATTTTGGTGGCGCGGTTCGACGAGACTCGCGGCTGGACGGGGCCAGGCCTGCATTCCTGTGCCCATTGGCTTTCGTGGAAGTGCGGGCTGAGCCAACACACCGGACGCGAATATGTCCGGGTTGCAAAAGCTCTCACCACATTGCCGACCATGCGTGCTGCGTTCGAAGAAGGCCGCCTTTCGTATTCCAAAGTGCGATCTTTGACGCGCGTTGCCACACCGCTCAACGACAAACAGATGGTGCGACTCGGTACGAGTGCTCCGGCCGGTCAGATCGACCGTCTTGTTGCCGGATTGCGCAAGGCAACGAGTGATGATCAGGGTAAGCCGAAGCTGGACAGGTTCGAAACCCGATGGCACTGGGATCCGGACACCGGCGACTTCGTTTTCCGGGGACGCCTAGCAGCCCAAGACGGCGCAAAGGTATTGGCGGCGTTAGCAAATGCGGAGCGGGACCGCACGCGCACCGGTGACGAATCTGAAGAGTCTGAAAAGCCTGCAGAGCCGCAAAAACGCCCACCGCGCGATATCGGACCAGCGCTGGTCGCGATGGCTGACATCGTCTCGGTAGCAAAGGATGCCGGTAAGCGTAGCCGTCCAGCCGAAGTGGTGTTTCTACGCGAGGAGAAGGTTATGCGAGTGTCCGGTGGGCCTGCGCTCGAGGACGCTGACGCCGACGAAGTGCTGTGTGATGCACGGGTGCGGACGGCAAGCACCAAGCAGAAATGCATGCTCAGCCTTGGTCGGCGGACTCGCATCACCAGTGCAAAGCAAGTGATGGCGCTCATGTACCGCGACGGGTGTTGCCGCACACCAGGATGTGGACGAACTCGATTCCTGCACGCTCATCATGTTCGATTCTGGCGCGCTGGCGGGAAGACTGACCTGGACAACCTGATCATGTTGTGCGGCACGTGCCATCGGGCGTTGCACCGCGATGAATTCACAATTATCGCGCGGGGCGAGCAGCAATTCGAGTTCCGTCTTCGTGGCGGTTCGGTGATGGAACCGGCTCCGCCGTCAGTGGGTTTCGCGGATCGATTGCTCAGCGGAGAGGTTGCTGACGATGCGATAGTGCCCGACTGGGGCGGTGACGCTCTCCACTTGAATCACGCGGTCAGCGTCATTCTGGACGGTTGGGCTGCGTGAGTAGCGGCCTGTGGAGAGTCACTGTTGCCAATGCCAGCAGTCGGTCGTCCGCACTGGCGTCCACTAATTGGATGCTCAGCACGGCGTGATCCGAAGCGTCGCGGATCACCGTGCCATAGGATCGCGCGGGTCCAGTGCGGACTTGTGACAGGTAGTGCATCTGCATGTCTGTTGCAACCAGTTCGGGCCGCATAGCCTGGGCTGCTGATTCCACGAGCAGTGCCTGCGCGCCACCCATGATCGTGCCGATTTGATTGACCACAAACGGTGTGAGGTCGAGTTCGAGAACGCCGGCCGAAGCATCGATGACGCGCATTCCGAGTCGGGAGTAGATCGTTCCCTCGACCGCTTGGGTCGGATGCTCCCTGAGTGTGCCGATCCACTGGTCCGGGGTGTACGAATCCGCGTCGCCCGCGGCAGAACGAGGAATGCGGGCGAAGGTGACAAGTCCACGAGCAGCGAGTGTGGGTCCGCTGCCCGAGTCGATCGCCTCGGCCAACTCGCGGAGGTCGGTGCGGCCGTGGCCGTCGTAGACATCGGCAGAGACGATGATCGTCTTCTTGCCGATGCGCACGAGCTTACTGTCGACAACGATCGGTCCCTCGGTCAGCGGACCGGCGGAATGTAGCGAGAGATCCTGGGTTGCAGTCCAATCGGGCCGGCAGGCCACCAAGGCTGGGTCGGAGGTTACATAATCGGCGACGGTCATCAGTACTCCCAAGGAGGCCTGGCCCGCGTGTGATCGCAGCTTGTCGGTGAGATCGGCCCGCATCAGCGAGCGCTCCGGTGTCGCCTGAAACGAGGCCAGTCCGAAGTCGGAGGTGAAGGTTTTCAGGCTGGCAAGCACCTGTAGCGACGAACCGTTCGCAAGGACCATAAAAATGAGAATAGCATTCTCATTCGACGGATCGAATCAGATCGGCGAGTTGGTCTGGCTGATCGATCATCGCGTGATGGTGGGCGGGACGCAGGACGTGGAAGCTCCCGCCCAGGTAGGTTGCGAGCCGCTGTTGTTTGGCCATCCAGGACACCGACCACGGTGTCGAGTGCCCGGTGTGGGCAGCTACGACGCTGATGCCGATGTCCGGCAGTCGGTGATCATCGGACTCGCGTAACTTGTTGAGCTCCATGGCCATATCGGTGTATGCGACGTATTCGATCATGGCAGCTTCGAGGTAGTGCGGTTCGCGGTAGATGTGACGAACCCATTCGGCCATTGTGTGCGACGGGCCTGTCGGTGGCACTGACTGGTTGAGAATTTTTCGGGTGGTTGTGCCCAGAAGTCGTTGCAACCCAGTTGTGCTGAAGGATGTGGCGGCCGCATGTGAGGCTGCCAGAAGGAGGTGGCGGGGGATGATTCGCTTCGGGTTCTTCTCGGCGCTGGAGTCGAGTAGGAGGATGCCTGCCGTCCGAGCGGGGAACAGTCTGGCAAAACCTTCGACGTAGAATCCGGCTATCGAATGGCCAACTGCCACAGCAGGTTCAGTGATTCCGACGGCATCGAGAACGTCGGCGATGCGTTGCGCTTCGCTGTGCCCGGTCGGGACTTCAAAGGATGGGTCGCTGAGTCCGAAGCCCGGTCGATCGAACCGGATCACGGTGTGGTCGCGGCTGAGGTTGCGTGCGCAGTCGTCCCAGTCGAACCAGTTGCCGGCCAGTCCGCCGCAGAGGACGACGGCGGGTCCGTCGCCCTCTACGAGCACGTGCAGGCTGTCCCCGCCGACCGTCATCAACTCGCCCGGTGGTTTCACGTGGAACAGTCCCGGCACCAGAGCCTCGATTACTGGCGTGGTTTCGCGAGGGGGAACGCCAAGGTTTCGCGGATGCTGCCGCCGGTGATCAGCATGACAACACGGTCGACGCCCATTCCGAGTCCGCCCGTCGGTGGCATCGCGTGTTCGAGAGCTTGGAGGAATTCCTCGTCCAACTCCATGGCCTCTGGGTCGCCGCCGGCCGCCAGCATCGACTGCTCGGTAAGACGATTGCGCTGATCAACCGGGTCGGTCAGCTCGCTGTACGCCGTTCCGAGTTCCACTCCCCACGCCACCAGGTCCCATTTCTCGGCGACGCCGGGAATGTTGCGGTGCGGGCGGGTGAGCGGCGACATCGAGGTGGGAAAGTTGGTGTAGAACGTCGGGAACTCGGTGAAGTCCTCGACCAGGTGCTCGTACATTTCCTGTGCCACGGCACCGGCGTCCCAGTTGGACTGATACGGAATTTCGTTGTCGTCGCACAATTTTTGCAGCTTTTCCAGGCTTGTCTCCGGCGATACGTCGACGCCAAGTTTTTCGGCGACGGCCCCGTGCATCGTCTTGACGGGCCACTCGCCGGAGATGTCGACCTCGACCAATTCGCCGTCGGGTCCTGGCCGCATGATGATCTCGCGTCCGAACGCTGCCACGGCCGCGGCCTGGATGAGCTCGCGGCACATCCGCATCATGCCCTCGTAATCACTGTGCGCTTCGTACGCCTCGAGGATCGTGAATTCGGGGTTGTGTTTGAAGTCGACACCTTCGTTGCGGAATACGCGTCCGATCTCGAAGACCTTTTCCATACCGGCGACGCACAACCGCTTCAGGTACAACTCGGGCGCGATGCGTAGGTACAGATCGAGGTTGTACGCATTGATGTGCGTCAGGAACGGTGCAGCGTTGGCGCCGCCGTGAACCTGCTGCAGGATCGGCGTCTCCACCTCGAGGAACCCGCGGTTCCCGAGCGAATCACGCAGCGACTTGACGACGGCACTTCTGGCTTCGAGCAGGTCGCGGGCCTTGGGGTTGAGAGCGATGTCGAGGTATCGCTGGCGGACACGAGTTTCGGGATCCGACAGACCCTTCCACTTGTCGGGCAGCGGATGCAGGCACTTGCCGTTCATGCGCCATTCGAGGGCGACCAGCGACAGTTCACCCTTGCGGCTACGACCGATGGTTCCGCTGACCTCGATCAGGTCGCCGAGATCGAATTCGGCGGCGAACTCCGTCAACTTCTCGCGCCCGACGTGGTCCTGGTCCACCAGTACCTGAATGTCGCCGGACCAGTCACGCACGTCGGCGAATGCAACACCGCCGTAGTCACGGATCCGGAGGATTCGCCCGGCAATCCGTACCCGGGTGCCTTCCGGTGACTGTGCTGCCGCGGCAATCGTGTGTGTCGGGGGGTAGGCGACGGGATACGCGCTGATGCCTTCGTCGGCGAGCGTCGCCAGTTTGTTCATCCGGACGCGAACCTGCTCGGGCCGTCGTGGTCCCGGTGCTGCCACCGCCGGTGCGGAGTCCGGCAGGCTGCCGTCGGCGTGCAGACCTTCGGCGGTGACCAGTGCAGCTGGCAGCGTTTCGTGAATTCCGGTGTGCTGGGTTGCCTTGCTGGATCTGCGACTGACGGTAGGTAGAACAACAAAGCCTTCGGCGATCGCCGACGCAAATCCGACGCGGGGGAGTTCGCGATTGTCCTCGAAGCACAGGAAGCGCGGCGCCCAGTCCGGCTGATACTTCACGTTGGAGCGGTACAGGGCTTCGAGCTGCCACCAACGGGAGAAGAAGACCAACACCGATCGCCAGATACGCAGGATCGGTCCGGCGCCGATACGGGAGCCTTCCTCGAACACGGATCGGAACACCGCAAAGTTGAGCGAGACTCGGACGATGCCGAATTCGTCGGAGCGCGTGGCAAGTTCGGAGACCATCAACTCCACAACACCGTTGGGTGCGGTCGGCTTACGCCGCATGAGGTCGAGGGAGACGCCGTTCGATCCCCACGGGACGAGCGAGAGCATGCCGACGACGGATTCGTCATCGGTTCCTTCGCCCATCACGGCTTCGACGAGAAGGCAGTCGCCGTCGAGCGGATCGCCCAGCCGGCCGAGTGCCATGGAGAAGCCGCGCTCGGTTTCGGTGTCGCGCCAGTCGTCGGCGCGAACGATGGCGGCGGACATGTCGATCGGGGGCACGTCGCGGTGGCGTCGCATCCGGACGGTCACGCTGCCGCGTCGTACGCGAGTGACGGCCTGGCGCACCGGGCGCATGTCGCGTCCGTTGAGATTGAATTCGCGGGTACGCAGGATCGCCTCGTCGCCGAGTTGCAGGACGTTGAGTCCCGCACGCTTGTAGGCGGTGGCTCCGGTTTCGCTGGCACCCATGACGGCGGTGGCCCAGCCGTACTTCGACGCAAGGTCCTGCCAGGCTTCGATGGCGTGCGGCCAGGCTTCGGGATCGCCGATCGGATCGCCGCTGGCCAGGCAGACGCCGATCTCGACGCGGTAGGTGACCGCGGCTTTGCCACTCGGAGCGAAGATCGCGGCCTTGTCGCGGCGGGTGGCGAAGTAGGCGAGGGAATCGTCGGCACCAAAACCTTGGATGAGTCCGCGGATCGCGGACTCGTCGTTGCCGGTGAGCGCGTTGTTGGATCGTTGGGCGCGGAAGAGGGTGATGACGGCGGCGAGGAGGGCCATTGCGCCGAGGAGACCGAGGATCGTGTTCACGAAGGCGTGGGGGTGGCCGTCGAAGACTTCGTTGTCGACCGCCGCTGCAGCAGTCACACGGTTCAGTGCCCAGAGGAATCGCTGCCCTTCCGGGAGCGAGCCGGGGAAGAGTGCTACCAGTCCCCAGCCCAGCAGGGTAGCGATCGCCATGCCGCCGATCAGGACGCCGAGAGCTTTCCACCCCGCGCCGCGTCGTACGCGGGTGTAGAACTCGGGACGGGCCGCGATCAGAATTCCGATGATGATCAGCAGCACCACCGCGGCGACGGCGTTGTTCGGATTCTTGTCGGTGATCGTGGACGCGATGTCGGTCAGAGCGATCAGCGCAAGATAGATCGTCAACAGCCACCACGCGATGCGTTTGCGACTGGCGAGTGCGGCAGCGAGCAATCCGACGACGAGCGCCCACGACAAGCTCGTATCCGGTGCATCGAAGTAGTAGTTGTCGATGTATTCGCGTGGGACCCGGACGATATGGCGCAGCGTCGGCGAAAGACTCCACAGGAAAACGAGGACGGAGAAAACTCCGAGGATCAAGCCGGAAATGTGCGGGACCTGGCTCAGTCGGCCCGACTGGAATCGGCGTGCCTTCCGGGGATTTTCCGGCGGAGTTTCAACCAACTCCGCGGTTGTATCCGTTACCTCGCTGATAGGTGCCATCGAGCTTCCTCCCATGCCGGTCAATCAGTCCCACTGTTCAGTGTGGCCGTTCATGTCCGGTTTTGTGCGAGGAGCAGAATGATTGCCATGAGTGCCAACATTCCCGCAGTACCGATCCGCGACGAAATGATCCGTCTCGGCCAGTTCCTCAAGCTCGCCAACCTCATCGAATCCGGCGCAGAAGCCAAGGAAGTCATCGCCGACGGCATGGTGTCGGTCAACGGCGAGGTGGAGGACCGTCGCGGTCGTCAGCTCCGTGACGGTGACGTGGTCGAGATCGGCGGGATGGCCGCCAAGGTGGAAGCTCCCGCCTGATCTCGACCCACACTTCTAGCTTTCGCGGACGACTACCCCGTCCTGGTCGCTGTAGACGATCTCACCGGGATTGAAGGTGACACCACCGATTTCGACGGGCACGTTCTTCTCGCCGGAACCGGTCTGCGTGCTTTTGCGCGGGTTGGTGCCGAGAGCTTTGACGCCGATGTCGAGGGTCCGAAGGATCGCGGAGTCACGGACGGCGCCGTTGACGATCACTCCGGCCCAGCCGTTGTCGACTCCGCGACCGGCGATGATGTCGCCGACCAGAGCAGTGTGGATGCTCGCATCACCGTCGACGACGAGGACGCCGCCGTTGCCCGGTTCGCTGAGGGTCTGCTTCACCAGCAGGTTGTCCTGGAAGCACTTGATGGTGGTGATGGGGCCGGCAAAAATTTCACGTCCACCGAACGTCGTGAACTGCGTGTCGCAGCTACGGATGTCGGGTCCGATTTCGTCGGCAAGGTCAGCAGTGGCTACAGGCTCGGTCATGCACGACAGAATAGTCGCCGACGAGAAAATGGCTTCTACGACTTGGCGCACATCACTTTCCGATAGCCTGGCCCCGAACTATTCGATCCATTGCAGTTGGCGACCAGGAGTATTCTGTGACGATTTTTGCGATTCTGGACTTGCGGTTGAAGAAGGAAAGCCTTGATAACGCTCGCGAGGTAGTCGGGAGAATCCTGGCTGAAACCCGTGCGTTCGACGGTTGTGAAGGCGTCGACGTCGTGATCGATGCCGAGGACGAAGCGCACTGGCTGTGCGTGGAGAAGTGGGCGTCTCCCGAGGCTGATGCCGCTTACCGCGAATGGCGAGCGGGTCCGGGAGCTATCAAGGATTTGGGACCGCTTCTCGCCGGGGCACCGGGTCTGGGTAAGTACGCGTTGGATTCCGCGATCTGATCTTCCTTGATCACGTTCGGCCACTTCAGGCTTGCGCCTGCTCACTCGGCTTGGCGTGCTTGACGGGACATC
The nucleotide sequence above comes from Rhodococcus sp. KBS0724. Encoded proteins:
- a CDS encoding glycoside hydrolase family 13 protein; amino-acid sequence: MPDNIFRDNDWWRSAAIYQVYIRSFADGNGDGVGDIAGIRNRLSYLAKLGVDAIWVNPWYPSPMEDAGYDISDYRSIEPSFGTIEQAEAMITEAHDLGMRVILDLVPNHVSEAHPWFREALLAQPGSPERDRFHFRPGKGAAGDEAPNDWVSSFGGPAWTRIKDSDGNPGEWYLHLFTPGQPDINWRNDDIRGDFETTLRFWFDRGVDGFRIDVAQSLCKDADLPDLNGLTYPTPIPADGSEPVEHPHFDRDEVHDIYRSWRAVADSYDPPRVFVAEAWVGNPARLTRYLRPDELHSAFNFNFLLAPWNGSTLRSVIDTTITSHAAVNASPTWVLSNHDGVRHLSKYARPQTDSRTWFLSQIRDIPGDFELGERRARAAAMLMLALPGGVYIYQGEELGLAEVENIPDDQLQDPIWERTGHRERGRDGCRVPLPWSGDTAPYGFSPANANQAPWLPQPQGWGERTVEFQTGNADSTLELYRSALALRRSLSALATEPLTWMSGDNDNDNDQVLDFRRGSTLRVVVNTSSESIPLPDGEVLLASGPLPGNGTIPADTAVWQGVPCATTPDPTRAP
- a CDS encoding putative quinol monooxygenase is translated as MTIFAILDLRLKKESLDNAREVVGRILAETRAFDGCEGVDVVIDAEDEAHWLCVEKWASPEADAAYREWRAGPGAIKDLGPLLAGAPGLGKYALDSAI
- a CDS encoding RNA-binding S4 domain-containing protein, whose translation is MSANIPAVPIRDEMIRLGQFLKLANLIESGAEAKEVIADGMVSVNGEVEDRRGRQLRDGDVVEIGGMAAKVEAPA
- a CDS encoding HNH endonuclease signature motif containing protein produces the protein MTETDRETVDRLGTEICALAGHIAAATARFLILVARFDETRGWTGPGLHSCAHWLSWKCGLSQHTGREYVRVAKALTTLPTMRAAFEEGRLSYSKVRSLTRVATPLNDKQMVRLGTSAPAGQIDRLVAGLRKATSDDQGKPKLDRFETRWHWDPDTGDFVFRGRLAAQDGAKVLAALANAERDRTRTGDESEESEKPAEPQKRPPRDIGPALVAMADIVSVAKDAGKRSRPAEVVFLREEKVMRVSGGPALEDADADEVLCDARVRTASTKQKCMLSLGRRTRITSAKQVMALMYRDGCCRTPGCGRTRFLHAHHVRFWRAGGKTDLDNLIMLCGTCHRALHRDEFTIIARGEQQFEFRLRGGSVMEPAPPSVGFADRLLSGEVADDAIVPDWGGDALHLNHAVSVILDGWAA
- a CDS encoding alpha/beta fold hydrolase; its protein translation is MPGLFHVKPPGELMTVGGDSLHVLVEGDGPAVVLCGGLAGNWFDWDDCARNLSRDHTVIRFDRPGFGLSDPSFEVPTGHSEAQRIADVLDAVGITEPAVAVGHSIAGFYVEGFARLFPARTAGILLLDSSAEKNPKRIIPRHLLLAASHAAATSFSTTGLQRLLGTTTRKILNQSVPPTGPSHTMAEWVRHIYREPHYLEAAMIEYVAYTDMAMELNKLRESDDHRLPDIGISVVAAHTGHSTPWSVSWMAKQQRLATYLGGSFHVLRPAHHHAMIDQPDQLADLIRSVE
- a CDS encoding sugar phosphate isomerase/epimerase, whose protein sequence is MKLGMLTAALPMLSLEEIATWAGKTGYDALEVATWPSVGRQFYEAAHLPVETFGSREADKTWDLLARHDLSISALAYYENNLHPDPVRREVIRTHLKCVIDTASTLGVPYVGTFIGRDWTRTVAQNMADAEPAFRDIVDYAGERDVQITIENCPMEGWHPDGYPANLAYSPELWEWMFDLGLYLNWDPSHLVWQGIDPLTTIAPYAHRIVHAQAKDVEIRQDRLNRYGIFGKAARENPWDAGWWRYRVPGRGQIEWSPIVDALYEHGFTGTLSVEHEDPVWRGGEERIKTGLKIAETTLRPLLVL
- a CDS encoding PaaI family thioesterase, which produces MVLANGSSLQVLASLKTFTSDFGLASFQATPERSLMRADLTDKLRSHAGQASLGVLMTVADYVTSDPALVACRPDWTATQDLSLHSAGPLTEGPIVVDSKLVRIGKKTIIVSADVYDGHGRTDLRELAEAIDSGSGPTLAARGLVTFARIPRSAAGDADSYTPDQWIGTLREHPTQAVEGTIYSRLGMRVIDASAGVLELDLTPFVVNQIGTIMGGAQALLVESAAQAMRPELVATDMQMHYLSQVRTGPARSYGTVIRDASDHAVLSIQLVDASADDRLLALATVTLHRPLLTQPNRPE
- the lysX gene encoding bifunctional lysylphosphatidylglycerol synthetase/lysine--tRNA ligase LysX, which codes for MAPISEVTDTTAELVETPPENPRKARRFQSGRLSQVPHISGLILGVFSVLVFLWSLSPTLRHIVRVPREYIDNYYFDAPDTSLSWALVVGLLAAALASRKRIAWWLLTIYLALIALTDIASTITDKNPNNAVAAVVLLIIIGILIAARPEFYTRVRRGAGWKALGVLIGGMAIATLLGWGLVALFPGSLPEGQRFLWALNRVTAAAAVDNEVFDGHPHAFVNTILGLLGAMALLAAVITLFRAQRSNNALTGNDESAIRGLIQGFGADDSLAYFATRRDKAAIFAPSGKAAVTYRVEIGVCLASGDPIGDPEAWPHAIEAWQDLASKYGWATAVMGASETGATAYKRAGLNVLQLGDEAILRTREFNLNGRDMRPVRQAVTRVRRGSVTVRMRRHRDVPPIDMSAAIVRADDWRDTETERGFSMALGRLGDPLDGDCLLVEAVMGEGTDDESVVGMLSLVPWGSNGVSLDLMRRKPTAPNGVVELMVSELATRSDEFGIVRVSLNFAVFRSVFEEGSRIGAGPILRIWRSVLVFFSRWWQLEALYRSNVKYQPDWAPRFLCFEDNRELPRVGFASAIAEGFVVLPTVSRRSSKATQHTGIHETLPAALVTAEGLHADGSLPDSAPAVAAPGPRRPEQVRVRMNKLATLADEGISAYPVAYPPTHTIAAAAQSPEGTRVRIAGRILRIRDYGGVAFADVRDWSGDIQVLVDQDHVGREKLTEFAAEFDLGDLIEVSGTIGRSRKGELSLVALEWRMNGKCLHPLPDKWKGLSDPETRVRQRYLDIALNPKARDLLEARSAVVKSLRDSLGNRGFLEVETPILQQVHGGANAAPFLTHINAYNLDLYLRIAPELYLKRLCVAGMEKVFEIGRVFRNEGVDFKHNPEFTILEAYEAHSDYEGMMRMCRELIQAAAVAAFGREIIMRPGPDGELVEVDISGEWPVKTMHGAVAEKLGVDVSPETSLEKLQKLCDDNEIPYQSNWDAGAVAQEMYEHLVEDFTEFPTFYTNFPTSMSPLTRPHRNIPGVAEKWDLVAWGVELGTAYSELTDPVDQRNRLTEQSMLAAGGDPEAMELDEEFLQALEHAMPPTGGLGMGVDRVVMLITGGSIRETLAFPLAKPRQ
- the rraA gene encoding ribonuclease E activity regulator RraA; the encoded protein is MTEPVATADLADEIGPDIRSCDTQFTTFGGREIFAGPITTIKCFQDNLLVKQTLSEPGNGGVLVVDGDASIHTALVGDIIAGRGVDNGWAGVIVNGAVRDSAILRTLDIGVKALGTNPRKSTQTGSGEKNVPVEIGGVTFNPGEIVYSDQDGVVVRES